The Pseudoxanthomonas suwonensis sequence ATCGCCGCGGGGACAGCAGGCAGGTTATCCTGATTTGGCGATAATGATCCCAATCGGAGAATTGTCAACCCATGCTGAAAGCCCCGTCGACCATCCCCGCCGCCCAAGATCGCCCTTTCCATCGGTCACCCGCGGAGGCGATGATGATCCCGTACGGGACATGACAGCAGACGTTCCCCAGGAGATCCGGCACGGATGACATCCCAGCACCCCACGCCGCACCCCACGATTGGCGGACTGCTGCGCTCGCTGCGCGCGCGCAAGGGCTGGACGCTCAAGCAGATGAGCGAGCATTCCGGCATCCCGCTGTCGACCCTGTCCAAGGTCGAGCACGACCGGCTGACCCTGACCTACGACAAGCTGCTGCAGCTCAGCCAGCGCCTGCAGCTGCGCATGTCCGAACTGTTCGCCGAACAGGACGAGGCCCCCGAGCCGGCGGTGACCGCCCGCCGCAGCATCGGCCGGATCGAGGACGCGATCCGGGTCACCACTCCCAACTACGACTACTACTACCTGTGCCCGGAACTGCGCCGCAAGCGCATGATCCCGGTGCTGACCCGCGTGCGCGCCAAGAGCATCGAGGAGTTCGGCGAGCTGGTGCACCACTCCGGCGAGGAGTACATCCACGTCCTGGAAGGACGCATGGAAGTGCATACCGAGTTCTACGACCCGATCGTGCTGGAGCAGGGCGAATCGGTCTACATCGACTCGAACATGGGCCACGCCTACATCGCCGCCGAGGGTTGCGACGAGGTGCTGCTGCTCGGGGTCTGCTCCAGCGCCGACGAGCAGCTGATGGAGTCGCTGCTGACCCTGCACGGCGACGAGGGCGCGGTACGTCACGAAAAGGCCAAGCGCCTCAAGCCACCGGCGGCCAGGCTCGCCGCCAAGCCGGTCAAGCGCGCCGCACGCAGGACCGCGTCAAGAAAATAGCGCCCTTCCCACCGCCGGCTCTCGCAGGAGCACAGCTTGCTGGCGACACGGGCGTCGGAATCGCGAGGGCGACGCCTGTGTCGACGGCGTCGCGTCGCCGGCTGAACCCGGCTCCTACAACAGCAGCGGGCCCACCCCTGCGCCGCACCCGGCAACCGCCGGCCGATGATGCGCAAGCCTTCGAACGGATCAGCCCCCGGTCCGGAACAGCCATGGCTGTGCACCGCGGTGCCGCGCCTCGAACGCGCGGATCGCATCGGCTTCCTGCAGGGTCAGGCCGATGTCGTCCAGGCCGTGCAGCAGGCAGTGCTTGCGGAAGGCATCGATCTCGAAGCCGTACTGCACGCCATCGGGCCGGGTCACGGTCTGCGCGGCCAGGTCCACGGTCAGCGCGTAGCCCTCGGTGGCCTCGCACTGCGCGAACAGCGCATCGACTTCCTCGTCCTTCAGCACGATCGGCAGCAGGCCGTTCTTGAAGCTGTTGTTGTAGAAGATGTCGGCGAAGCTCGGCGCGACGATCGCGCGGAAGCCGTATTCGTCCAGCGCCCACGGCGCGTGCTCGCGCGAGGAGCCGCAGCCGAAGTTCTCGCGCGCCAGCAGCACGCTGGCACCGCGGTAGCGCGGGAAGTTCAGCACGAACCCGTGGTTGAGTGGCCGGTTCGAGCTGTCCTGCCCCGGCTGGCCCACGTCCAGGTAGCGCCACTCGTCGAACAGGTTGGGACCGAACCCGCTGCGCTTGATCGACTTGAGGAACTGCTTGGGGATGATCTGGTCGGTATCGACGTTGGCGCGGTCCAGTGGGCAGACCAGGCCGGTGTGGTTGGTGAAAGCTCTCATCGCCGTCTCCTCAGGCCTGCATCAGTTCGCGCACGTCGACGAAGTGGCCGGCCACCGCGGCGGCGGCGGCCATCGCCGGGCTGACCAGGTGGGTGCGCCCACCGGCGCCCTGGCGGCCC is a genomic window containing:
- a CDS encoding helix-turn-helix domain-containing protein codes for the protein MTSQHPTPHPTIGGLLRSLRARKGWTLKQMSEHSGIPLSTLSKVEHDRLTLTYDKLLQLSQRLQLRMSELFAEQDEAPEPAVTARRSIGRIEDAIRVTTPNYDYYYLCPELRRKRMIPVLTRVRAKSIEEFGELVHHSGEEYIHVLEGRMEVHTEFYDPIVLEQGESVYIDSNMGHAYIAAEGCDEVLLLGVCSSADEQLMESLLTLHGDEGAVRHEKAKRLKPPAARLAAKPVKRAARRTASRK
- the leuD gene encoding 3-isopropylmalate dehydratase small subunit; protein product: MRAFTNHTGLVCPLDRANVDTDQIIPKQFLKSIKRSGFGPNLFDEWRYLDVGQPGQDSSNRPLNHGFVLNFPRYRGASVLLARENFGCGSSREHAPWALDEYGFRAIVAPSFADIFYNNSFKNGLLPIVLKDEEVDALFAQCEATEGYALTVDLAAQTVTRPDGVQYGFEIDAFRKHCLLHGLDDIGLTLQEADAIRAFEARHRGAQPWLFRTGG